The Neosynechococcus sphagnicola sy1 sequence GTGAAGCGAACCATGAAAATCGACATCATAATTGTCTACATTCAGCGGTATCGAAATGGACATGAGGTTCAGTTTTGTTCCGCCGCTTACTGGTATTCATCTTGCTGCGCTGACCCCAGCAAAACATACTGTTCGAGTTATTCACCAGCAGGTTGAGACTGTAAACCTCGATAGCGACGCGGACGTAATCGTTCTCTCCTTCTTCAGTGGTTTTGCACCAGAAGCGTACCGTTTAGCAACTGAATACCGAAAACGCAGCAAGATCACGATCGCGGGTGGTCCTCATGTGACCTTTGCCCCAGAGGAAGCCCTAAGATTTGTCGATAGCATTGTTATTGGAGAAGGAGAGTCAGTCTGGGAGCAGATCTTCCAAGATATTGAACAAGATACTCTCCAGCCACGATACATTGGCGAAGCAATTCCCCTCACCCATATACCGACTCCTCGGTATGATCTTCTCCCCTCACAATATTTCATTCGGCGGGTTGTCCAAGCCACTAGAGGGTGTCCCTTTACCTGCTCTTTCTGCACTGTTCCCGTTCTGAATCCGGGCTTTCGTACTCGCCCTGTTGAGGCGGTTCTGAACGATATCCGCTATAACGAATTCAAGTGGTGGTGGCAACGAAAGACCGTCTGGTTCTGGGATGACAATCTGACGGCAAATAGACCTTATATCAAGGAACTTCTGCGCCAGATGATACCTCTGCGGAAGTGGTGGTTGACCCAAGCGAGTATGGACATCACTAAGGATGACGATCTGTTAGATTTGATGCGCGACTCTGGTTGCATCGGAATTTTTTTCGGGATTGAGTCATTTGGGAAGGAGTCCTTGGAGGATGCGGGAAAACGTCAAAACA is a genomic window containing:
- a CDS encoding B12-binding domain-containing radical SAM protein, with amino-acid sequence MSTFSGIEMDMRFSFVPPLTGIHLAALTPAKHTVRVIHQQVETVNLDSDADVIVLSFFSGFAPEAYRLATEYRKRSKITIAGGPHVTFAPEEALRFVDSIVIGEGESVWEQIFQDIEQDTLQPRYIGEAIPLTHIPTPRYDLLPSQYFIRRVVQATRGCPFTCSFCTVPVLNPGFRTRPVEAVLNDIRYNEFKWWWQRKTVWFWDDNLTANRPYIKELLRQMIPLRKWWLTQASMDITKDDDLLDLMRDSGCIGIFFGIESFGKESLEDAGKRQNKVAEYQSKIKKLHDRGIGVMAGFISGLDGDTPESIRDMANQLEGIGVDVPFLSILTPFKGTRSYSKMMDADRLRSNLGWEFYNGYNVTFVPSKMNPRRAFTSAPRFVEISFQPASNFS